Within Pseudomonas cichorii, the genomic segment CCAGCAGCTTGCGGAACATCTCAACGCCAGTGCAAGTAGTTTTGGTAGTGTCACGCAGACCTACGATCTCTACTTCTTCCTGGATCTTGATGATGCCACGCTCAACACGACCAGTTACAACAGTACCGCGACCGGAGATCGAGAACACGTCTTCGATTGGCATCAGGAACGGCTTGTCGATAGCGCGCTCTGGCTCTGGGATGTAGCTGTCCAGAGTTTCAACCAGCTTCTTGACAGCCGAAGTACCCATCTCGTTGTCGTCCTGGCCGTTCAGAGCCATCAGAGCCGAACCGATGATGATCGGGGTGTCGTCGCCTGGGAAGTCGTAAGTGCTCAGCAGATCGCGCACTTCCATCTCAACCAGTTCCAGCAGCTCAGCGTCGTCAACCATGTCAGCCTTGTTCAGGAAGACAACGATGTACGGAACGCCAACCTGACGGGACAGCAGGATGTGCTCACGAGTTTGTGGCATCGGACCATCAGCGGCCGAGCAAACCAGGATCGCACCGTCCATCTGGGCAGCACCGGTGATCATGTTTTTTACGTAGTCGGCGTGACCTGGGCAGTCAACGTGTGCGTAGTGACGCACGGACGAATCGTATTCAACGTGAGCGGTGTTGATGGTGATACCGCGAGCTTTCTCTTCCGGGGCGCTGTCGATCTTGTCGAAGTCAACCTTTGCGGAACCGAAAACTTCGGAGCAAACGCGAGTCAGAGCAGCGGTCAGAGTGGTTTTACCGTGGTCAACGTGACCGATGGTGCCAACGTTGACGTGCGGTTTGTTACGTTCAAATTTTTCTTTAGCCACGACAGTGAACTCCTAGCCTAAAGGGGCTGAATCAGCCTTGTTTTTTAACGATAGCTTCGACGACATTCGACGGAGCTTCGGAGTATTTGGAGAATTCCATAGAGTAGCTCGCGCGACCCTGAGACATGGAGCGGACGTCGGTCGCATAACCGAACATCTCACCCAACGGAACCTCGGCGCGGATAACCTTGCCGGAAACCGTATCTTCCATACCCTGGATCAGACCACGACGACGGTTCAGGTCACCCATCACGTCACCCATGTAGTCCTCAGGTGTTACAACTTCAACCTTCATGATCGGCTCAAGAACAACACCGCCACCCTTGGTAGCCAGTTGCTTGGTCGCCATGGAGGCCGCCACCTTGAACGCCATCTCGTTGGAGTCGACGT encodes:
- the tuf gene encoding elongation factor Tu; its protein translation is MAKEKFERNKPHVNVGTIGHVDHGKTTLTAALTRVCSEVFGSAKVDFDKIDSAPEEKARGITINTAHVEYDSSVRHYAHVDCPGHADYVKNMITGAAQMDGAILVCSAADGPMPQTREHILLSRQVGVPYIVVFLNKADMVDDAELLELVEMEVRDLLSTYDFPGDDTPIIIGSALMALNGQDDNEMGTSAVKKLVETLDSYIPEPERAIDKPFLMPIEDVFSISGRGTVVTGRVERGIIKIQEEVEIVGLRDTTKTTCTGVEMFRKLLDEGRAGENCGVLLRGTKRDDVERGQVLVKPGTVKPHTQFEAEIYVLSKEEGGRHTPFFKGYRPQFYFRTTDVTGSCELPEGVEMVMPGDNVKVSVTLIKPIAMEDGLRFAIREGGRTVGAGVVAKIIA